A portion of the Gemmatimonadales bacterium genome contains these proteins:
- the queG gene encoding tRNA epoxyqueuosine(34) reductase QueG, which produces MTPLELTALARHAALELGFDACGVTDLRPSEAGPALDDWLRLGYHGEMGYLARQAPIRREPQRAWPDARSAVVVLHNYFQPPTSLPSGHGRIAQYALGDDYHVVMKEKLARLGSFIVEAAGGGRCRSYVDAGPLPERELARRAGLGWIAKNTMLIHPGIGSFTFIGVLLTDLVLAKDEPFEADRCGTCRRCLDACPTGAFPEARVLDATRCISYLTIEARSEIPEALRHEVGDNLFGCDICQDICPWNVSFAAETREPRYRTHSEDERPTLEEIVELDERTFDGLFGDTALERAGRAGLARNARVVLENSRAGAGA; this is translated from the coding sequence ATGACCCCACTCGAGCTCACCGCACTCGCCAGGCACGCGGCCCTCGAGTTGGGGTTCGACGCCTGCGGGGTGACCGACCTCCGGCCCTCCGAGGCCGGCCCCGCGCTGGACGACTGGCTGCGCCTCGGATACCACGGCGAGATGGGTTACCTGGCCCGCCAGGCTCCCATCCGGCGCGAACCGCAGCGCGCCTGGCCCGATGCGCGCTCGGCCGTCGTCGTGCTGCACAACTATTTCCAGCCTCCCACCTCGCTCCCTTCTGGACACGGCCGCATCGCGCAGTACGCCTTGGGCGACGACTATCACGTGGTGATGAAGGAAAAGCTCGCCCGGCTCGGAAGCTTCATCGTCGAGGCGGCAGGCGGCGGACGGTGCCGCAGCTACGTGGACGCCGGCCCGCTCCCGGAGCGCGAGCTGGCACGGCGCGCCGGACTGGGCTGGATCGCCAAGAACACCATGCTGATCCATCCCGGGATCGGCTCCTTCACGTTCATCGGTGTGCTCCTCACCGACCTCGTGCTGGCCAAGGACGAGCCGTTCGAGGCGGACCGCTGCGGCACCTGCCGCCGGTGTCTCGACGCCTGCCCGACCGGCGCGTTCCCGGAGGCCCGGGTCCTAGACGCCACGCGATGCATCTCGTACCTCACGATCGAGGCGCGAAGCGAGATTCCCGAGGCGCTCCGCCACGAAGTTGGCGACAACCTGTTCGGCTGCGACATCTGCCAGGACATCTGTCCGTGGAACGTGAGCTTCGCTGCAGAGACGCGCGAGCCGCGCTACCGCACCCATTCCGAGGACGAGCGGCCAACGCTGGAGGAGATCGTGGAGCTGGACGAGCGGACCTTCGACGGACTGTTCGGGGACACGGCGCTCGAGCGGGCGGGCCGCGCCGGGCTCGCGCGCAACGCGCGCGTCGTGCTCGAGAACTCGCGGGCGGGAGCGGGGGCCTGA
- a CDS encoding M20/M25/M40 family metallo-hydrolase, with the protein MRVSRGIWARVAAALWCVVTAIGCHQPRPEAAQPEPGRPEQARPGVQTGIFGPSSSPVFELPRRAAMRAMPQESEWPEIGREAADLLTQYLRFNTTNPPGNEIQTARFLQAVLAREGIESQIFEPAPGKANLHARLRGDGSARAIVLLSHMDVVEASPEYWSVDPFGGMVRDGYLYGRGALDMKGQGIAQLMAMILLRRSGLPLRRDVIFLATADEEVGGMSTLGAAWIAREHPELVQGAEFLINEGGATRTDETGNLSYFGIGTTEKAPFWLSVTTHGTAGHGSRPTPDNAVERLIRALARIEALETPLVVTPAADRFFKDLATRETNQQIRGWLQDVGAAIADPAARRYFTGDLYYNAILRNTISVTRVTGSGKVNVIPPIARAEVDVRLLPGQDPQQFLADLRRTVNDTAVAIGPLGTVWNATESPVETELFRAASDAIRRRFPTALVTTPMLSGFTDSHYFRRMGIASYGIQPFALPESESRGVHGNDERISLWNVQFGVHYFFDVLRSVAGH; encoded by the coding sequence GTGAGGGTAAGCCGAGGGATATGGGCTCGGGTTGCGGCAGCGCTCTGGTGCGTGGTGACGGCGATCGGATGTCATCAGCCGAGGCCGGAGGCGGCCCAGCCTGAGCCGGGACGACCGGAGCAGGCCAGGCCGGGCGTGCAGACGGGAATCTTCGGGCCATCGTCGTCACCGGTATTCGAGCTGCCGCGGCGCGCGGCGATGCGGGCGATGCCGCAGGAGTCGGAATGGCCGGAGATCGGCCGCGAAGCAGCGGATCTGCTCACCCAGTATCTGCGCTTCAACACGACGAATCCGCCCGGCAACGAGATCCAGACGGCGCGGTTCCTCCAGGCGGTGCTGGCGCGCGAGGGCATCGAATCGCAGATCTTCGAGCCGGCGCCCGGCAAGGCGAACCTCCACGCGCGGCTGCGCGGCGACGGCAGCGCGCGGGCGATCGTACTGCTCAGTCACATGGACGTCGTCGAGGCATCGCCGGAGTATTGGTCGGTGGATCCGTTCGGCGGCATGGTCCGCGATGGCTATCTCTACGGCCGCGGCGCGCTGGACATGAAAGGGCAGGGCATCGCGCAGCTCATGGCGATGATCCTGCTCAGGCGGAGCGGCTTGCCGCTCCGTCGCGATGTCATCTTCCTCGCCACCGCGGACGAAGAAGTAGGCGGGATGAGCACGCTGGGCGCGGCGTGGATCGCGCGTGAGCACCCGGAGCTGGTGCAGGGCGCGGAGTTCCTCATCAACGAAGGCGGCGCCACGCGGACGGACGAGACGGGCAACCTCTCCTACTTCGGGATCGGCACCACAGAGAAAGCACCGTTCTGGCTCTCGGTCACCACGCACGGCACGGCAGGGCACGGGTCTCGGCCCACCCCCGACAACGCGGTCGAGCGGCTGATTCGCGCGCTGGCGCGCATCGAGGCGTTGGAGACCCCGCTCGTCGTGACCCCCGCCGCCGACCGGTTCTTCAAGGACCTGGCGACGCGCGAGACGAACCAGCAGATCCGCGGCTGGCTTCAGGACGTGGGTGCGGCGATCGCGGATCCCGCGGCCCGGCGCTACTTCACCGGCGACCTCTACTACAACGCCATCCTTCGGAATACGATCTCGGTCACCCGCGTCACGGGAAGCGGCAAGGTGAACGTCATCCCGCCGATCGCGCGCGCGGAGGTGGACGTGCGTCTCCTTCCCGGCCAGGACCCGCAACAGTTCCTGGCCGACCTCCGGCGCACCGTGAACGACACTGCGGTCGCTATCGGGCCGCTCGGCACGGTCTGGAACGCGACCGAGTCCCCGGTCGAAACGGAGCTGTTCCGCGCGGCATCGGACGCCATCCGCCGTCGTTTCCCGACCGCGCTCGTGACGACACCCATGCTCTCGGGGTTCACCGATTCACACTACTTCCGCCGGATGGGAATCGCCTCGTACGGGATACAGCCTTTCGCGTTGCCCGAGAGCGAATCGCGGGGCGTACACGGCAACGACGAGCGCATCAGCCTCTGGAACGTGCAGTTCGGCGTGCACTACTTCTTTGACGTGCTTCGGAGCGTCGCCGGACATTGA
- a CDS encoding ABC transporter ATP-binding protein, with product MSNAIETFDVCYRAGKTFELRDLTLKVREGSIYGFLGPNGAGKSTTIKLLMGMLRPVGGQISVLGKKVPQEMPRILAETGYVPERPHLYPFLAVEEAIRYHAAFFAGFDMPYAQELLETFNLPNERKLSHLSKGEMGKLHMLLVLAQRPRLLILDEPTDGLDPVVRRDVLSALLDFCSQGSATVFISSHLVHELERICDWVGVLDRGRMIAELPMHSFKNGIKRLRVENSPSLIGDTPFVLLMREQTPYDEIWVVRGWQAPMTQWFEGAGARVKEIVDLDLEEGFVELLRCARVPAM from the coding sequence ATGTCCAATGCGATAGAGACGTTCGACGTCTGCTACAGGGCGGGGAAGACCTTCGAGTTACGCGACCTCACCCTGAAAGTGCGTGAGGGCTCGATCTACGGGTTCCTCGGCCCCAACGGGGCGGGGAAGAGCACCACCATCAAGCTGCTGATGGGGATGTTGCGTCCCGTGGGCGGGCAGATCTCCGTACTCGGAAAGAAGGTGCCGCAGGAGATGCCTCGCATCCTGGCTGAGACCGGCTACGTGCCGGAGCGGCCGCACCTCTATCCCTTCCTCGCGGTGGAGGAGGCGATTCGCTACCACGCCGCGTTCTTCGCGGGATTCGACATGCCGTACGCGCAGGAGCTGCTGGAGACGTTCAACCTGCCGAACGAACGGAAGCTCTCGCATCTATCCAAGGGCGAGATGGGCAAACTGCACATGCTGCTGGTCCTCGCGCAGCGGCCGAGGCTGCTGATCCTGGACGAGCCGACGGACGGCCTCGATCCGGTGGTGCGTCGGGACGTGTTGTCGGCGCTGTTGGATTTCTGCTCACAGGGATCGGCGACGGTTTTCATCTCCAGTCACCTGGTACACGAGCTGGAGCGGATCTGCGACTGGGTGGGCGTGCTGGACCGCGGGCGGATGATCGCGGAGCTGCCGATGCACAGCTTCAAGAACGGGATCAAGCGGCTGCGGGTCGAGAACTCGCCGAGCCTGATCGGCGACACGCCGTTCGTCCTGTTGATGCGGGAGCAGACGCCGTACGACGAGATCTGGGTGGTGCGGGGGTGGCAGGCGCCGATGACGCAATGGTTCGAGGGCGCCGGCGCGCGGGTGAAGGAGATCGTGGACCTCGATCTCGAGGAAGGGTTCGTGGAGCTGCTTCGCTGCGCGCGGGTGCCGGCAATGTAG
- a CDS encoding ABC transporter permease: protein MQTPDVTSAATLAAFLEATVRVATPLGLAALGETVTERSGVINVGLEGAMLAGALAAALGALGLGGAWGGLAAAALAGAAIAALFALVAVRMGGDQIVAGTAITLGAVGVTGAVYRAAFGATGAALSLPTFAPLRVPGLASLPLIGPALFDQPAPTYLLFVAVPCAWYVLARMNLGLSLRAAGEAPAAAAAAGLDVRRLRLGATVFGGMMGGIAGGALVLAQAGTFAEKMTAGRGFIAIAIVVLGRWNPLGAFAAALVFGAASALQFAFQAAGLEVPYQFFLMAPYGLTLLALAGVGGRVRAPAGLGKNYEA from the coding sequence GAAGCGACGGTGCGCGTGGCCACCCCGCTCGGCCTCGCCGCCCTGGGCGAGACGGTAACGGAACGCTCCGGCGTGATCAACGTGGGCCTCGAGGGCGCGATGCTCGCGGGGGCGCTCGCGGCGGCGCTGGGCGCGCTCGGGCTCGGCGGTGCGTGGGGAGGCCTCGCCGCGGCAGCGCTGGCCGGCGCGGCCATCGCCGCGCTCTTCGCTCTGGTGGCGGTACGGATGGGCGGCGATCAGATCGTCGCCGGGACGGCCATCACGCTGGGGGCGGTCGGCGTGACGGGGGCGGTGTATCGTGCGGCCTTCGGCGCCACCGGGGCCGCACTCTCGCTGCCGACGTTCGCGCCGCTCCGGGTGCCCGGCCTCGCTTCGCTGCCGCTGATCGGTCCGGCCCTGTTCGACCAGCCCGCACCGACGTATCTCCTCTTCGTCGCGGTGCCGTGCGCGTGGTACGTGCTGGCGCGCATGAACCTCGGACTCTCGTTGCGGGCGGCCGGAGAAGCGCCGGCCGCGGCTGCGGCGGCCGGCCTCGACGTGCGGCGTCTGCGTCTCGGGGCGACGGTTTTCGGCGGGATGATGGGCGGCATCGCCGGCGGGGCGCTCGTGCTCGCGCAGGCGGGGACCTTCGCCGAGAAGATGACCGCGGGCCGCGGCTTCATCGCGATCGCGATCGTCGTCCTGGGCCGGTGGAACCCGCTGGGCGCGTTCGCGGCGGCCCTCGTCTTTGGCGCGGCGAGCGCGCTACAATTCGCGTTCCAGGCGGCCGGGCTGGAGGTACCGTATCAGTTCTTCCTGATGGCGCCTTACGGGTTGACGTTGTTGGCGCTCGCGGGGGTGGGGGGACGGGTGAGGGCGCCGGCGGGGCTTGGGAAGAACTACGAGGCGTGA
- a CDS encoding GntR family transcriptional regulator codes for MFRQIDPRSPIPLYIQIANRLRVAVATGELQPGAVLPSVRNLATVIRVNPATVVQAYRELEWAGVVESRQGAGTFVKDLPEAKRDAERQREAQRLIRQLLQESSNLGVTREDLDYAWEQELRERA; via the coding sequence GTGTTCAGACAAATAGACCCGCGAAGCCCGATTCCCCTGTATATCCAGATCGCCAACCGGCTCAGGGTGGCGGTCGCCACCGGTGAGCTTCAGCCTGGGGCGGTGCTGCCATCGGTGCGTAACCTGGCGACGGTCATCCGCGTCAACCCGGCGACGGTGGTGCAGGCCTACCGGGAGCTGGAGTGGGCGGGCGTCGTCGAGAGCCGGCAAGGCGCCGGGACGTTCGTGAAGGACTTGCCGGAGGCGAAGCGCGATGCGGAGCGGCAGCGTGAAGCTCAGCGACTGATACGGCAGCTCCTTCAGGAGTCGTCGAACCTGGGAGTGACGCGCGAGGACCTGGACTACGCGTGGGAACAAGAGCTGAGGGAGCGGGCCTGA
- a CDS encoding metallophosphoesterase: protein MIGPLVRSPKRAPRKEPLHPDGRRRVRNLIGDLVEFAAAPFGFWGLKRLIVETVEIHIADLPASFDGYRIAYLTDLHSSPIVPRWWIERAVEKALGLQPDLIALGGDYVHDDPRYGPGLAEILRPLHAPDGVFAVLGNHDHYVGSGVIRAALERAGVRELLNSSLRVNRGGAEIAVAGVGDLECDVIDFDAALGGVGGGVPRIVLSHDPDVFAYWPPSVRLDLMVAGHTHGGQAYLPIIGPPFVPSQFGFRYLAGLYREDDRQLYVSRGVGASGVPMRWRCPPELTLIVLRPS from the coding sequence TTGATCGGGCCGCTGGTCCGTTCGCCGAAGCGGGCGCCGCGGAAAGAGCCGCTCCACCCCGACGGCCGGCGCCGGGTCCGCAACCTGATCGGCGATCTGGTCGAGTTCGCCGCCGCGCCGTTCGGATTCTGGGGTCTCAAACGTCTCATCGTCGAGACGGTCGAGATCCACATCGCCGACCTTCCGGCCTCGTTCGACGGATACCGCATCGCCTATCTCACGGATCTGCACTCATCGCCCATCGTTCCGCGCTGGTGGATCGAGCGCGCCGTGGAGAAGGCGCTCGGGCTCCAGCCGGACCTCATCGCCCTGGGTGGCGACTACGTCCACGACGATCCCAGGTACGGGCCCGGCCTGGCGGAGATTCTTCGGCCGCTGCATGCGCCGGACGGCGTGTTCGCGGTCCTGGGCAACCACGACCACTACGTCGGCTCCGGAGTGATCCGCGCGGCCCTCGAGCGCGCCGGGGTGCGCGAGTTGCTCAATTCATCGCTGCGGGTCAACCGAGGTGGGGCCGAGATCGCCGTTGCAGGGGTGGGAGACCTCGAGTGCGATGTCATAGACTTCGACGCCGCGCTGGGTGGCGTCGGTGGCGGAGTGCCGCGAATCGTCCTTTCCCACGACCCCGACGTCTTCGCCTACTGGCCCCCGAGCGTGCGGCTGGACCTCATGGTAGCGGGCCACACCCACGGTGGTCAGGCCTACCTTCCGATCATCGGCCCACCCTTCGTTCCCTCGCAGTTCGGCTTCAGGTACCTGGCCGGGCTGTACCGTGAAGACGATAGGCAACTCTATGTCTCGCGAGGAGTTGGCGCGAGCGGCGTCCCCATGAGATGGCGTTGCCCGCCCGAGCTGACGCTGATCGTCCTCCGTCCCTCTTGA